A genomic region of Nostoc sp. UHCC 0702 contains the following coding sequences:
- the gyrB gene encoding DNA topoisomerase (ATP-hydrolyzing) subunit B encodes MTSSYSADQIQVLEGLEAVRKRPGMYIGTTGPRGLHHLVYEVVDNSIDEALAGYCTHIEVDINADGSVTVTDDGRGIPTDTHSRTGKSALETVLTVLHAGGKFGGGGYKVSGGLHGVGISVVNALSEIVEVTVWRDKKVHTQRYERGFPVTDLEVKAYKEARTGTSVTFKPDTQIFTTGIEFDYITLSGRLRELAYLNAGVKITFTDNRLELLKSDTPKVESYEYRGGIKEYIAYMNREKQPLHEEIIYVQGERNNVQVEVSLQWCTDAYTDNVLGFANNIRTVDGGTHLEGLKAVLTRTLNAIARKRNKIKENEPNLSGEHVREGLTAVISVKVPDPEFEGQTKTKLGNTEVRGIVDSLVGEVLTEYLEFHPGIADSILDKAIQAFKAAEAARHARELVRRKSVLESSPLPGKLADCSSRDPSESEIFIVEGDSAGGCFDGDTLVALADGRSLSFKEIIAEQKEGKEHYCLTIHSDGTQGVERIINPRMTKANAEVVEVKFNNDKSVICTPDHLFMLKDGNYKPAEQLTRYDLLRCLPHPAAVIGINDEIPVTSMLEVSSVQPLAEQVDVYDIEVPETHNFLLDCGVFVHNSAKQGRDRRTQAILPLRGKILNIEKTDDAKIYKNNEVQSLITALGLGVKGDEFDSTQLRYHRIVIMTDADVDGAHIRTLLLTFFYRYQRSLIEQGFIYIACPPLYKVERGKNYEYCYSDRELQQAIARFPANANYTIQRFKGLGEMMPQQLWTTTMNPETRTLKQVEIEDAAEADRIFTILMGDRVAPRREFIETYGSKLNFTDLDI; translated from the coding sequence ATGACGAGCAGTTACAGTGCCGATCAGATTCAAGTTCTGGAAGGTCTGGAAGCCGTCCGCAAACGACCGGGGATGTACATCGGAACTACCGGGCCGCGAGGACTCCACCATTTAGTCTACGAGGTGGTAGATAACTCTATTGATGAAGCTTTAGCGGGTTATTGCACCCATATCGAGGTGGATATCAACGCTGATGGTTCTGTAACTGTAACAGATGATGGTCGCGGTATTCCAACCGATACTCACTCGCGTACAGGAAAATCGGCTTTGGAAACTGTGTTAACCGTACTACACGCTGGCGGCAAGTTTGGCGGCGGTGGTTACAAGGTTTCAGGAGGATTGCACGGGGTTGGGATCTCTGTGGTTAATGCCTTGTCTGAAATTGTAGAAGTTACAGTTTGGCGCGATAAAAAGGTGCATACCCAGCGCTATGAACGAGGTTTTCCAGTCACCGACTTGGAAGTTAAGGCTTACAAAGAAGCTAGAACCGGAACCTCCGTTACCTTCAAGCCAGATACCCAAATTTTCACTACGGGAATTGAGTTTGATTACATCACGTTATCAGGTCGCTTGCGCGAATTAGCATATCTCAACGCTGGTGTCAAGATAACCTTTACTGACAACCGTCTAGAACTATTAAAAAGCGATACACCCAAGGTAGAATCCTACGAGTACAGGGGTGGTATTAAAGAATATATCGCTTACATGAACCGCGAGAAGCAGCCACTGCATGAAGAAATTATCTATGTGCAGGGAGAACGCAACAACGTACAAGTGGAAGTTTCTTTACAGTGGTGTACTGATGCTTACACAGACAACGTGCTGGGTTTTGCCAATAACATTCGCACCGTTGATGGTGGTACGCACTTAGAAGGTTTGAAGGCGGTTCTGACTCGCACATTAAATGCGATCGCTCGCAAGCGCAATAAAATTAAAGAAAATGAACCAAACCTCAGCGGCGAACATGTCCGTGAAGGTTTGACAGCAGTCATTTCCGTGAAAGTCCCCGATCCCGAATTTGAAGGGCAAACTAAAACTAAACTCGGTAACACTGAAGTGCGGGGGATAGTCGATTCTTTGGTGGGAGAAGTACTTACTGAGTACTTAGAATTTCACCCTGGTATAGCAGACTCAATTTTAGATAAAGCTATCCAAGCCTTCAAAGCCGCAGAAGCCGCCCGTCATGCGCGGGAACTTGTACGGCGGAAATCCGTGCTGGAATCTTCCCCATTACCTGGTAAATTGGCAGATTGTAGTTCTCGTGACCCCAGTGAATCGGAAATCTTCATCGTGGAAGGTGATTCCGCAGGCGGCTGTTTTGATGGTGATACACTAGTAGCACTGGCTGATGGGCGATCGCTCAGTTTTAAAGAAATTATCGCTGAACAAAAAGAAGGGAAAGAGCATTATTGCTTAACTATTCATAGTGACGGTACTCAAGGTGTAGAACGCATTATCAACCCCCGGATGACTAAAGCCAATGCTGAGGTTGTTGAGGTCAAGTTTAACAACGACAAAAGTGTTATCTGTACTCCAGATCACCTTTTTATGTTAAAAGATGGCAATTATAAGCCAGCGGAACAGTTAACTCGTTATGATCTGCTTAGATGCCTTCCACATCCCGCTGCGGTAATTGGCATAAATGATGAGATTCCAGTTACTTCTATGCTTGAAGTTTCTTCCGTTCAACCCTTAGCAGAACAGGTAGATGTTTACGACATAGAAGTTCCCGAAACTCATAACTTTCTATTGGACTGCGGTGTATTTGTTCACAACAGTGCCAAACAAGGACGCGATCGCCGCACCCAAGCAATCCTACCCCTACGTGGTAAAATCCTCAATATCGAGAAAACTGACGACGCAAAAATCTATAAAAATAATGAAGTCCAATCGCTAATTACAGCCCTTGGTTTAGGTGTTAAAGGTGATGAATTCGACTCCACCCAACTGCGCTACCATCGTATAGTCATAATGACTGACGCGGACGTAGATGGGGCGCACATCCGTACACTACTGTTAACCTTCTTTTATAGATACCAGCGATCGCTCATCGAACAAGGTTTCATCTACATTGCTTGTCCGCCATTATATAAGGTAGAGCGCGGCAAAAATTATGAGTATTGTTATAGCGATCGCGAACTGCAACAGGCAATCGCCAGGTTTCCTGCTAATGCCAACTATACCATCCAACGCTTCAAAGGTTTGGGTGAAATGATGCCACAACAACTCTGGACAACCACTATGAATCCAGAAACCCGCACTCTCAAGCAAGTAGAAATTGAAGACGCAGCCGAAGCCGATCGCATTTTCACCATTTTAATGGGCGATCGTGTTGCACCCAGACGCGAATTCATCGAAACCTATGGTTCTAAACTCAACTTCACCGACTTAGACATCTAA
- the miaA gene encoding tRNA (adenosine(37)-N6)-dimethylallyltransferase MiaA, which produces MTKLIVICGATATGKSGLALNLAMRLGSVILSADSRQVYREFDIGTAKPTLAEQQLVPHYLIDVCTPTETMTVADYQQQAQALINSPLLPHSPAPLLLVGGTGLYIRSIVQGMKIPRVAPNPELRSQLESLGQSQLYGMLQQVDPVASHKIHANDCLRTLRALEVFYITGIPISEQQGEHPPDYPILQIGLDCDVEKLGLRIRKRTEQMLADGLVAEVEYLCKKYGLELPLLNTLGYQEIKQYLAGDISLDEAKELIVLHTRQFAKRQRTWFRAYPQIEWFDADDPDLLEKVWQPVQNFLDNSN; this is translated from the coding sequence ATGACTAAATTGATTGTAATTTGTGGGGCGACGGCGACGGGGAAGTCAGGCTTGGCTTTGAATTTGGCTATGCGGTTGGGTTCTGTAATTCTTAGTGCAGATTCTCGTCAGGTTTATCGTGAGTTTGATATTGGTACGGCTAAACCAACATTAGCAGAACAGCAATTAGTACCTCATTATCTAATAGATGTCTGCACTCCCACAGAGACAATGACGGTAGCAGACTATCAACAACAAGCCCAAGCCTTAATTAATTCCCCCCTGCTCCCCCACTCCCCTGCTCCCCTTCTTTTGGTTGGTGGTACTGGTTTATACATACGTTCTATTGTTCAAGGCATGAAGATTCCGAGAGTTGCACCGAATCCAGAATTGCGATCGCAACTTGAATCACTGGGTCAATCTCAACTCTATGGCATGTTACAACAAGTTGATCCCGTTGCTAGTCACAAGATTCATGCTAACGATTGCTTGCGGACTTTACGAGCGTTAGAAGTATTTTATATCACGGGAATTCCGATTTCAGAACAGCAAGGGGAGCATCCACCCGATTATCCGATTTTGCAAATTGGCTTGGATTGTGATGTGGAAAAGTTAGGTCTACGCATTCGCAAACGTACTGAGCAAATGTTAGCAGATGGTTTGGTGGCTGAGGTGGAATATCTTTGTAAAAAATATGGTTTGGAATTACCTCTATTGAACACTTTGGGATATCAAGAAATCAAGCAATATTTAGCTGGGGATATTTCCTTAGATGAAGCAAAAGAATTAATCGTTTTGCATACAAGACAATTTGCCAAACGCCAACGCACTTGGTTTCGTGCATATCCACAAATTGAATGGTTTGATGCAGATGATCCTGATTTACTAGAGAAAGTTTGGCAACCTGTGCAAAACTTTCTCGACAATTCTAACTGA
- a CDS encoding Uma2 family endonuclease produces MVEQLLINDDDYYVPDANLLITEDDTPVDNFASEKQQRLLVGSLYSSLQNQTFLAAANVGIYHTDGQPAIVPDIFLSLDVQVPANWWEKQNRCYMVWRFGKPPEVVIEIVSNKEGDELAKKLTIYEHMRASYYIVYDPTQQLGEKILRVYELRGRRYFETSENWLEQVGLGVTLWRGEFEGRQDVWLRWCYQDGTVLTTGDERAQQAEQRAQQAEQRTQQAEQRAQLLAERLRALGVDPDTLS; encoded by the coding sequence ATGGTTGAGCAACTTCTAATCAATGATGATGATTACTATGTGCCAGATGCCAACCTGCTAATCACTGAAGATGATACACCTGTGGACAACTTTGCTTCAGAAAAACAACAACGCCTTTTGGTTGGCTCTCTTTATAGTTCTTTACAAAATCAGACTTTTTTAGCAGCAGCAAATGTTGGCATTTACCATACAGACGGTCAACCAGCAATTGTACCCGATATCTTTCTCAGCTTAGATGTGCAAGTACCTGCAAATTGGTGGGAAAAGCAAAATCGTTGTTATATGGTTTGGCGATTTGGTAAACCTCCAGAAGTTGTGATTGAAATTGTCTCTAACAAAGAAGGTGATGAACTGGCTAAAAAACTGACAATTTATGAACACATGCGGGCGAGTTACTATATCGTATATGACCCCACTCAGCAATTAGGAGAAAAAATACTACGTGTTTATGAACTCAGGGGAAGGCGATATTTTGAAACTTCAGAAAATTGGTTAGAACAAGTTGGTTTAGGTGTAACTTTATGGCGAGGTGAATTTGAAGGTAGACAGGATGTTTGGCTACGCTGGTGCTACCAGGATGGAACTGTTCTCACAACTGGAGATGAACGCGCCCAACAGGCTGAACAACGTGCCCAACAAGCTGAACAACGTACCCAACAAGCTGAACAACGCGCCCAATTACTAGCAGAAAGACTACGAGCCTTGGGAGTTGATCCCGATACTCTCAGTTAG
- a CDS encoding HEPN domain-containing protein produces the protein MSFDWLQYLNLAKELTGQPTTPANQEAKLRGAISRAYYAAFILARNHLRDREEISIPKTSNAHGYVWEQFKLNPDPQYQLIANNLRRLREFRKQADYVDKYPGLSGITIIALNLSQQVIDTLRNL, from the coding sequence ATGAGTTTTGATTGGTTACAGTATCTTAATCTCGCCAAAGAACTCACGGGTCAACCAACTACTCCTGCAAACCAGGAAGCTAAATTGCGTGGTGCTATCAGTCGAGCTTACTATGCAGCTTTCATTTTGGCAAGAAATCATTTGCGCGATCGCGAAGAAATTTCAATTCCAAAAACAAGTAATGCTCATGGATATGTCTGGGAGCAATTCAAGCTGAATCCTGACCCACAATATCAATTAATTGCCAATAACTTAAGACGATTGCGAGAATTCCGTAAACAAGCAGATTATGTTGATAAGTATCCCGGATTATCTGGTATCACAATAATAGCTTTAAATTTATCTCAACAAGTTATTGACACTTTGAGAAATCTTTAG
- the glcD gene encoding glycolate oxidase subunit GlcD produces MLTQDKQQYNWKPIIKALEAVIGKNGVVQRREELITYECDGLTSYRQRPALAVLPRTTEQVAEVVKICNQYSVPFLARGSGTGLSGGALPVEDSVLIVTSLMRQILSVDLDNQRIVVQPGVINSWVTQTVSGAGFYYAPDPSSQIICSIGGNVAENSGGVHCLKYGVTTNHVLGLKIVTAEGEIVDLGGQIPEMPGYDLTGIFVGSEGTLGIATEITLRILKSAESICVLLADFTSIEDAGATVSDIISAGIIPGGMEMMDNFSINAVEDVVATNCYPRDATAILLIEIDGLEVEVAGNKQRISEICQKNNARSVTSASDPETRLKLWKGRKAAFAAAGHLSPDYYVQDGVIPRTQLPYVLHEITTLSEQYGYRIANVFHAGDGNLHPLILYDRSIPGALEQVEELGSKILKLCVKVGGSISGEHGIGQEKKCYMPEMFSPADLETMQWVRQVFNPKGLANPDKIFPTPRTCGEAANAVSAKQFEGVERF; encoded by the coding sequence ATGCTTACCCAAGATAAACAACAATATAACTGGAAACCCATTATCAAAGCGTTAGAGGCTGTTATCGGCAAAAATGGTGTGGTACAACGCCGTGAGGAACTGATTACTTATGAATGCGATGGTTTAACTAGCTATCGCCAACGTCCAGCTTTGGCGGTGTTACCCAGAACCACAGAACAAGTGGCTGAGGTGGTGAAGATATGTAACCAATACTCTGTTCCTTTCCTAGCACGCGGTTCTGGTACTGGTTTATCTGGTGGTGCTTTACCAGTAGAAGATTCTGTTTTAATTGTTACTTCTTTGATGCGGCAAATCCTGAGTGTTGATTTGGATAATCAGCGTATTGTGGTACAGCCAGGAGTTATTAATAGTTGGGTGACACAAACTGTTAGCGGTGCGGGATTTTACTACGCACCTGACCCTTCTAGCCAAATTATTTGCTCTATTGGGGGCAATGTTGCTGAAAACTCTGGTGGAGTACATTGCCTAAAATACGGTGTCACTACTAACCATGTTTTGGGATTAAAAATTGTGACTGCTGAAGGCGAAATTGTCGATTTAGGCGGACAAATTCCAGAAATGCCTGGCTATGATTTAACGGGTATATTTGTCGGTTCTGAAGGGACTTTGGGTATTGCCACAGAAATTACTTTGCGAATTCTCAAAAGTGCAGAATCAATTTGTGTACTATTAGCAGATTTTACTAGCATTGAAGATGCTGGGGCAACTGTTTCTGATATTATCAGTGCGGGCATTATTCCCGGTGGTATGGAAATGATGGATAACTTCAGCATCAATGCTGTTGAAGATGTTGTTGCAACCAATTGTTACCCCCGCGATGCTACTGCAATTTTGCTCATAGAAATTGATGGTTTGGAAGTGGAAGTTGCCGGAAATAAACAGCGTATTAGCGAAATTTGTCAAAAGAATAATGCGCGTAGTGTGACTTCTGCCAGTGACCCAGAAACTAGACTGAAATTATGGAAAGGTCGTAAAGCTGCTTTTGCTGCTGCTGGACATTTAAGCCCAGATTATTATGTGCAAGATGGTGTAATTCCCCGGACTCAGTTACCATATGTCCTGCATGAGATTACGACGTTAAGTGAACAATATGGTTATCGCATTGCCAATGTATTTCACGCTGGTGATGGCAATCTTCACCCACTGATTCTTTATGATAGATCTATCCCTGGAGCGTTAGAACAAGTTGAAGAATTAGGGTCAAAAATTCTGAAGCTTTGTGTTAAAGTCGGTGGTAGTATTTCTGGTGAACATGGCATTGGTCAAGAGAAAAAGTGTTATATGCCAGAAATGTTTAGCCCTGCTGATTTAGAAACTATGCAATGGGTACGGCAAGTATTTAATCCCAAAGGTTTAGCAAATCCTGATAAAATATTTCCCACACCACGGACTTGTGGTGAAGCAGCAAATGCAGTAAGTGCCAAGCAGTTTGAAGGAGTGGAAAGATTTTGA
- a CDS encoding glycoside hydrolase family 10 protein, producing MNWLNRRGFIYLLCLELILCLIAFSVPSLSGYDQQTSPQTTTEIRGVWLTNAASGVFFVPWGIDRAVNQLSALNFNTIYPVVWNRGHTFYKSNVAQVVTGSQTQPVLNLIHGGQDVLAKLVELAKPKGLSVIPWFEYGFMTPINSEIVRRYPDWLTKGQQGINSIKETPPEEVDNGLIHQQAWLNPLHPEVQKFILNLIVEVVTNYDVDGVQLDDHFGMPVQFGYDAFTIDLYRQEHQDKSPPTNPFNSEWMRWRANKITDFMAEIHQAVKQVKPNAKISLSPNSHAFAYKYYLQDWDSWVKKGLVDELIVQVYRNDPKSFIANLEQPAVKFARTQIPVGIGILTGTVRNPVEMTQIREQVEIVRDRSFVGISFFYWESLWGYITPESPRQRRRAFLDMFAQKAIRPLPPNKV from the coding sequence ATGAATTGGTTGAATAGAAGAGGCTTTATTTATTTGCTGTGCTTGGAATTAATACTATGCTTAATAGCATTTTCAGTTCCTTCACTTTCAGGCTATGACCAACAAACAAGCCCACAAACTACAACCGAAATCCGTGGTGTTTGGTTAACAAATGCTGCTAGTGGTGTATTCTTTGTACCTTGGGGAATTGACCGTGCTGTTAATCAACTGTCGGCACTTAATTTTAATACTATTTATCCTGTAGTTTGGAACCGAGGACACACTTTTTATAAGAGTAATGTCGCCCAAGTCGTTACTGGTTCCCAAACTCAACCTGTTCTCAATTTGATACACGGTGGACAGGATGTTTTAGCAAAGCTTGTAGAACTGGCTAAACCTAAAGGTTTAAGTGTCATTCCTTGGTTTGAATACGGTTTCATGACACCGATTAATTCGGAAATAGTCAGGCGTTATCCTGATTGGTTAACAAAGGGACAACAAGGTATAAATTCTATTAAAGAAACTCCACCGGAAGAAGTGGATAATGGCTTAATACATCAGCAAGCTTGGCTGAATCCCTTGCATCCAGAGGTGCAAAAGTTTATCCTTAATTTAATTGTGGAAGTCGTCACCAATTATGATGTAGACGGTGTTCAACTTGATGACCACTTTGGAATGCCAGTACAGTTTGGCTATGATGCTTTTACTATTGACCTCTATCGCCAAGAACATCAGGATAAAAGTCCCCCAACTAATCCATTCAACTCGGAATGGATGCGTTGGCGAGCAAATAAAATTACCGATTTTATGGCAGAAATCCATCAAGCTGTAAAACAAGTTAAACCTAATGCTAAAATATCTCTGTCTCCCAATTCACATGCTTTTGCTTATAAATATTACTTGCAAGACTGGGACAGTTGGGTCAAAAAAGGTTTGGTAGATGAGTTAATTGTGCAGGTGTATCGAAATGATCCAAAAAGTTTTATTGCTAATCTGGAACAACCAGCGGTAAAATTTGCTCGGACTCAAATTCCTGTAGGTATTGGTATCTTAACCGGAACAGTACGCAATCCTGTAGAAATGACCCAAATTAGAGAACAAGTGGAGATAGTGCGCGATCGCTCTTTCGTTGGTATATCCTTTTTTTACTGGGAGAGTTTGTGGGGTTACATCACACCAGAATCACCCCGACAACGACGCAGGGCTTTCTTAGATATGTTTGCACAAAAAGCCATCAGACCATTACCACCGAATAAAGTTTAA
- a CDS encoding GAF domain-containing protein: MNINPTESTIELKQKSHPHILFGTELDENSGSEQFLLSMYDSVQASIFVVDVLEDGDFRYVALNPTHERWLGISSEDLKGKKPEDILSPVDAARVRQHYADCVLFGKTISYEQCLQFQGVATWWSTTLTPLRDANSRIYRLIGTSSNITPAKQVAQAREIQAQGQQLNEAIAQRIRECLDLETILHQTAKEIRHCLNCDRLLIYHIQPDGSGTIIAESTKSSGSALLGKNFRDPSFSDKYKKPYGRGCVQIVEDIYAAGLHPQQIDFLASLQVRANLVVPILLQQDLWGLLIAQHCHEPHQWQQIEIDLLKQLATQIGIAVQQNELHQQIQHLQAHLETQTQQHQTQLEQVQNFQALVRCITEQIRDNQNETQVLQTAIEELAKLLKLESSYIELYNPSRTTTTVTYKYATTNLPPDKGFIRQIADFMEIYRPLLAKEYRQSVEIVSGWHPKLLIVTQLACPIFDNQGILGNLWLVRSTQEMFEQFEIELVQQLANECAIAIRQARLYQATQTQLKELEKQERLKNEFLRTLSQELRTPITSISLAAQTLESVLTTEGVLDIEIVPQLLQILHNECGRESKLINDLLTLTYLEAEPEPPTLIAIDLQTWLPPIVESFRDITSCQRQQLKLTIDIALPPLETDITDLERIVTELLNHTCKYTPPGESIIVSAELKADIVQLSITNCGLEIAPNDLSRIFEPFYHLSKNDPWKYSGTGLEMALVQKMVKHLGGSIYVQSAVNQTTFIVQFPRTIAP; encoded by the coding sequence ATGAATATAAATCCAACGGAATCTACTATAGAGTTGAAACAAAAATCACATCCTCATATTCTCTTCGGAACAGAATTAGATGAAAACAGTGGCAGTGAACAGTTTCTACTGAGCATGTATGATTCTGTGCAGGCATCTATATTTGTGGTAGATGTTCTAGAGGATGGAGATTTTCGGTATGTGGCACTCAATCCGACTCATGAGCGATGGTTAGGCATTAGTTCAGAGGATTTGAAGGGGAAAAAACCAGAGGACATTCTTTCGCCAGTTGATGCTGCTAGGGTGCGTCAACATTACGCTGATTGCGTGCTATTTGGCAAAACTATTTCCTACGAACAATGCTTGCAATTCCAAGGAGTAGCTACTTGGTGGAGTACGACTCTGACGCCACTGCGGGATGCTAACTCTAGGATTTACCGACTAATTGGCACTAGTAGTAATATTACCCCAGCTAAACAGGTAGCACAAGCCAGGGAAATTCAAGCCCAAGGGCAGCAACTCAATGAAGCGATCGCACAACGAATTCGTGAATGTCTGGATTTAGAAACAATTCTGCATCAGACAGCCAAAGAAATCAGACATTGTTTAAACTGCGATCGCCTACTGATTTATCATATCCAGCCTGATGGCAGTGGCACAATCATTGCCGAATCAACCAAGAGTAGCGGTAGTGCGCTTTTAGGCAAAAACTTCCGAGATCCTAGCTTCAGTGATAAATATAAAAAACCCTACGGGCGGGGTTGTGTTCAAATTGTTGAAGATATTTATGCAGCAGGGTTACATCCACAGCAAATAGATTTCCTCGCCTCTTTGCAAGTCAGAGCAAATCTGGTGGTGCCAATTTTGTTACAGCAAGACTTGTGGGGGCTTTTGATTGCCCAGCATTGCCATGAACCCCATCAATGGCAGCAAATAGAGATTGATCTGCTCAAACAACTAGCAACCCAAATCGGTATTGCTGTGCAGCAAAACGAACTGCATCAGCAGATACAACATCTGCAAGCACATTTAGAAACGCAGACACAGCAACATCAAACTCAGTTAGAGCAAGTGCAGAACTTTCAAGCACTGGTACGATGTATTACCGAACAAATCCGCGACAATCAAAATGAAACTCAGGTGCTGCAAACAGCCATTGAGGAATTGGCAAAGTTACTCAAACTTGAGTCCAGCTATATCGAGCTTTATAACCCCAGTCGCACTACCACCACTGTCACCTACAAGTACGCAACAACGAACTTACCTCCAGACAAAGGATTTATCAGACAGATTGCAGATTTTATGGAAATTTATCGCCCACTATTGGCGAAAGAATATCGGCAATCAGTGGAAATTGTTTCTGGATGGCATCCCAAGTTACTTATTGTCACACAGCTAGCTTGTCCCATCTTTGACAATCAAGGAATTTTGGGAAATCTTTGGCTTGTGAGATCAACACAAGAGATGTTCGAGCAATTTGAAATCGAACTAGTACAACAGCTAGCAAATGAATGTGCGATCGCTATTCGCCAAGCAAGGCTTTATCAAGCAACTCAGACACAGCTTAAAGAACTAGAAAAACAAGAACGCCTCAAAAACGAATTTCTCAGAACCCTCTCCCAAGAACTGCGGACACCCATAACTAGCATTAGCCTAGCGGCTCAAACACTCGAAAGTGTGCTGACAACAGAAGGAGTGTTAGATATTGAAATAGTGCCGCAACTATTGCAGATTTTGCATAACGAATGTGGACGAGAAAGCAAGTTAATTAACGATCTACTCACACTCACATATTTAGAAGCCGAACCCGAACCCCCGACTTTAATCGCCATCGATTTACAAACCTGGCTTCCCCCCATTGTCGAGTCTTTTCGGGACATCACAAGTTGCCAGCGACAGCAGTTAAAGCTGACAATTGACATTGCACTCCCACCTTTAGAGACAGATATCACCGATTTAGAGCGGATTGTCACTGAATTGTTGAACCATACTTGCAAATATACCCCCCCAGGCGAATCAATCATAGTCTCTGCTGAGTTGAAAGCAGACATAGTGCAACTGAGTATCACCAATTGTGGATTAGAAATTGCTCCTAATGATTTGTCACGGATTTTTGAGCCGTTCTATCACCTTTCCAAAAACGACCCCTGGAAATATAGTGGTACAGGATTGGAAATGGCATTAGTGCAAAAAATGGTCAAACATCTAGGAGGCTCAATTTATGTACAAAGTGCAGTCAATCAAACTACCTTCATTGTCCAATTCCCTAGAACAATTGCACCATAA
- a CDS encoding transposase produces MLVFEAKLEGTKEQYQSLDEAIRTARFVRNACLRYWMDNRDIGRYELSAYCAVLAALENFPWVDKLNSMARQASAERAWSAIARFFDNCKKNKPANKGYPRFKKEQTHGSVEYKTSGWKLCADRRYITFSDGFKAGTFKLWGTRDLHFYQLKQFKRLRVVRRADGYYAQFCIDTERTEKREPTGKTIGLDVGLNHFLTDSEGRQVENPRHLRKSEKSLKRLQRRFSKTKKGSKNRAKFRNKLALKHLKVSRQRKDFALKTARCVVQSHDLVAYEDLKVRNLVLNRHLAKSISDAAWTQFRQWVEYFGKVFGVVTVAVPPHGTSQNCSNCGEVVRKSLSTRTHICPHCRTVLDRDHNAARNILEMGLRHILQVGKAAQRSGSRTVGHTGTPALSAVEGSIASGDIDLCLGEETPPSKPSRRKRKPKKATS; encoded by the coding sequence ATGCTGGTATTTGAGGCAAAACTTGAAGGCACAAAGGAGCAGTACCAATCGCTGGATGAAGCGATTAGAACTGCTCGTTTTGTTCGCAACGCCTGCCTGAGATACTGGATGGATAACCGTGATATTGGCAGATATGAGTTGAGTGCTTATTGCGCCGTACTCGCTGCATTGGAAAACTTTCCTTGGGTGGATAAACTTAACTCTATGGCTCGTCAAGCATCTGCTGAAAGAGCGTGGAGTGCAATTGCAAGATTTTTTGATAATTGCAAGAAAAATAAACCCGCAAACAAGGGTTATCCCCGCTTCAAGAAAGAACAAACGCACGGGAGCGTTGAGTATAAAACTAGCGGATGGAAACTTTGTGCTGACCGTCGCTACATCACTTTTAGTGATGGTTTCAAGGCAGGAACTTTTAAACTCTGGGGCACTCGTGATTTGCATTTCTACCAGTTGAAACAGTTTAAGCGCTTAAGGGTGGTGCGTCGTGCCGATGGGTACTACGCACAGTTCTGTATTGACACTGAACGAACTGAAAAACGAGAGCCAACTGGCAAAACTATTGGTCTTGATGTGGGACTCAACCACTTTTTAACTGATAGCGAAGGTCGCCAAGTTGAGAACCCGCGACATCTCCGTAAAAGTGAAAAGTCGTTGAAGCGGCTGCAACGCCGATTTTCTAAGACGAAGAAAGGTTCTAAAAATAGAGCCAAGTTTAGAAATAAACTGGCTCTCAAACACCTCAAAGTAAGTAGGCAGCGTAAAGACTTTGCTCTAAAGACAGCAAGGTGCGTAGTCCAGTCTCACGACTTGGTAGCCTACGAAGATTTGAAGGTGCGGAATCTGGTCTTGAATAGACACTTGGCCAAGTCGATTAGTGATGCAGCATGGACACAATTTAGGCAATGGGTTGAGTATTTTGGCAAAGTTTTTGGTGTGGTCACTGTTGCTGTGCCACCTCATGGAACTAGTCAAAATTGTTCTAACTGTGGCGAGGTGGTGAGAAAATCTCTCAGCACTAGAACTCATATTTGTCCTCATTGCAGAACAGTGTTAGACCGCGACCATAATGCTGCTCGAAACATACTTGAGATGGGGCTACGCCACATCCTTCAAGTCGGCAAAGCCGCCCAACGGAGTGGCTCCCGTACCGTGGGGCACACGGGAACGCCAGCCCTGAGCGCAGTCGAAGGGTCAATCGCCTCTGGAGACATCGACCTCTGCTTGGGTGAGGAAACTCCTCCAAGTAAGCCGAGTCGCAGAAAGAGGAAACCTAAGAAGGCAACTTCTTAG